The following coding sequences lie in one Haemorhous mexicanus isolate bHaeMex1 chromosome 10, bHaeMex1.pri, whole genome shotgun sequence genomic window:
- the LOC132331950 gene encoding P2Y purinoceptor 12-like has translation MQMKATTQFSSSRNDSNCTSDSRISQVIFPLLYTFLFLVGITMNSLAMWVFFKISSKSYFIIFLKNTVISDFLMILTFPFKILSDAKLVSWVLRGFVCQVTQVVFYFTMYISILFLGLITIDRYQKATSPFRTSSPRSLLAAKVLSTAIWLSMFALSLPNMILSNKKKTPKNVRKCALLKSEFGLVWHEIVNYICQLIFWVNLAVIVVCYILISKELYKSYKRTRCTGKASKKTVNLKVFIIIAVFFVCFVPFHFTRIPYTLSQTRDVFDCSARNALFYLKETTLWLTSLNACLDPFIYFFLCKSFRKSLLDMLCKHRAVSGLGAQAKGQNEGDDSDESPL, from the coding sequence ATGCAAATGAAAGCCACAACCCAGTTCAGCTCCTCCAGGAATGACAGCAACTGCACCAGCGACAGCAGGATCAGCCAAGTCATCTTCCCTCTACTCTACACATTTCTGTTCCTGGTGGGGATCACGATGAACAGCCTGGCAATGTGGGTCTTCTTTAAAATATCCAGTAAATCCTATTTCATTATCTTCCTCAAGAACACTGTGATTTCTGACTTCCTCATGATCCTgacttttccatttaaaatccTGAGTGACGCCAAGCTGGTGTCCTGGGTCTTGAGAGGGTTTGTGTGCCAGGTCACCCAGGTGGTGTTCTACTTCACCATGTACATCAGCATCCTGTTTCTCGGTCTGATAACGATTGATCGCTACCAGAAAGCCACCTCACCTTTCAGAACCTCCTCTCCACGGAGCCTCCTGGCTGCCAAGGTCCTGTCCACTGCAATCTGGCTGTCAATGTTTGCTCTCTCGCTGCCCAACATGATCTTAAGTAATAAGAAGAAAACACCCAAGAACGTAAGGAAGTGTGCTCTCCTGAAATCAGAGTTTGGCTTAGTCTGGCATGAAATTGTAAACTACATTTGTCAGCTCATCTTCTGGGTTAACTTGGCAGTCATAGTGGTATGTTACATCCTGATCAGCAAGGAACTCTACAAATCCTACAAAAGGACTCGATGCACAGGGAAGGCATCTAAAAAGACTGTCAATCTCAAGGTTTTCATAATAATTGCTGtgttctttgtttgttttgtgccATTCCACTTTACCAGAATCCCCTACACCTTGAGCCAAACCAGAGATGTGTTTGACTGCTCTGCTCGGAACGCTCTGTTCTACCTGAAGGAGACCACGCTGTGGCTGACGTCCCTCAATGCCTGCCTGGATCCCTTCATTTACTTTTTCCTATGTAAATCATTCAGGAAATCCTTGCTGGACATGCTGTGCAagcacagggcagtgtcagggCTCGGGGCACAGGCGAAGGGGCAGAACGAGGGGGATGACTCTGACGAGTCACCACTCTAG
- the LOC132331949 gene encoding P2Y purinoceptor 13-like, with the protein MRKETTHQEKNVSSFYTFPTLNTLLEASAGRGAADEMGTATEGSVTAAAGLPSLFPTMGDSASTSSVGNTSGAASSAQCQRDTTVTHLLFPVLYTLIFLLGLLLNSLACWAFFHIPSTSTFIIYLKNILVSDFIMTLMLPLKILTDSGLAPWQLKAFVCRFSAVIFYDTMYISIVLLGLIAFDRFLKIVRPFGKFWVQNLTSAKILATLVWLFFLVLSLPNMVLSNQAATPQSVRKCASLKSPLGLRWHEAVNYVCQFIFWTVLLLMLLFYTIIAKKVYESYIKTQKKGNRSEKRIKGKVFIIFTVFFVCFAPFHFSRVPYTVSQTSAHMDCRLQNQLFVAKESTLWLAATNVCMDPLIYMFLCKPFLEKVFYRRVKALQRTAQTNPKTELDTRVSPTES; encoded by the exons ATGAGGAAGGAAACCACACACCAAGAGAAAAACGTCTCCTCTTTCTACACATTCCCCACTCTTAACACTCTGCTAGAGGCGtctgctggcagaggagcagcgGATGAGATGGGGACAGCCACAGAGGGCTCTgtgacagctgctgcaggtttgCCCAG TCTGTTTCCAACAATGGGAGACTCTGCAAGCACGAGCTCTGTGGGTAACACCAGTGGAGCAGCCTCCTCTGCCCAGTGCCAGCGTGACACCACTGTCACCCACCTGCTCTTCCCAGTGCTCTACaccctcatcttcctcctggGACTCCTGCTGAACAGCCTGGCTTGCTGGGCTTTCTTCCATATTCCAAGCACATCGACCTTCATCATCTACTTGAAAAATATCTTGGTTTCTGATTTCATAATGACCCTGATGCTTCCCCTGAAGATCCTGACAGACTCTGGCCTGGCGCCGTGGCAGCTCAAGGCCTTTGTCTGCCGCTTCTCAGCCGTGATATTCTATGACACCATGTACATCAGCATCGTCCTGCTGGGGCTCATTGCTTTCGACAGATTTCTCAAGATTGTGAGGCCTTTTGGGAAGTTCTGGGTGCAAAATCTGACCTCAGCAAAGATCCTGGCGACTCTGGTCTGGCTCTTCTTCCTGGTTCTCTCCCTGCCCAACATGGTCTTGTCCAACCAGGCAGCGACGCCCCAGTCCGTGAGGAAGTGTGCCTCCCTGAAGAGCCCCCTCGGACTCAGATGGCACGAAGCTGTCAACTATGTCTGTCAGTTCATCTTCTGGACTGTCCTCCTCCTCATGCTGCTATTTTATACAATCATTGCCAAAAAGGTATACGAGTCTTACataaaaacacagaagaaaggcAACAGAAGCGAAAAACGGATCAAGGGGAAAGTATTCATCATTTTTACCGTGTTCTTCGTGTGCTTTGCCCCCTTCCACTTCAGCAGGGTGCCCTACACCGTGAGCCAAACGAGTGCCCACATGGACTGCCGCCTGCAGAACCAGCTCTTCGTGGCCAAGGAGAGCACgctgtggctggcagccacCAACGTCTGCATGGACCCCCTGATCTACATGTTCCTGTGCAAGCCCTTCCTGGAGAAGGTCTTCTACAGGAGAGTTAAGGCTCTGCAGAGAACAGCCCAGACAAACCCAAAAACAGAACTGGACACACGAGTATCTCCTACTGAGTCTTGA